One window of the Janthinobacterium sp. PAMC25594 genome contains the following:
- a CDS encoding Panacea domain-containing protein has protein sequence MGQSIMHGNMLTAMYFVRRLISNSYPNCSKLMRWRLKIMQNLYSEKKAAQVAAYFLFQAQGRLPVLKLMKLLYLAERRSYEMYGDPIIGDKLVSMDHGPVLSQTLNRINGMSSSEDNGWDAWIADREDHAVALRDGSRIRSPEQDLLELSEAEFEVLAETWKDFGHLSKYQIRDLTHKICPEWEDPEGSSVPITLEKLFEVLKFNNEQTRLLKKQLREQQAINAAFISAA, from the coding sequence ATGGGCCAGAGCATCATGCACGGCAATATGTTGACAGCGATGTACTTTGTGCGTAGATTGATCTCGAATAGCTATCCAAATTGCTCAAAATTGATGCGATGGAGGCTCAAAATTATGCAAAACTTATATTCCGAAAAGAAAGCCGCGCAGGTTGCCGCTTACTTCCTATTTCAAGCCCAAGGCCGCCTTCCTGTACTTAAGCTGATGAAGTTGCTTTATCTAGCAGAGCGGCGCTCATATGAGATGTACGGCGATCCGATCATTGGCGACAAGCTTGTTTCTATGGATCACGGACCTGTTCTGTCTCAAACATTGAATCGCATTAACGGAATGTCCTCATCTGAAGATAATGGGTGGGATGCGTGGATCGCGGATCGTGAGGATCATGCTGTGGCTTTGCGTGACGGAAGTCGGATTCGCTCGCCAGAGCAAGACCTTCTGGAATTATCTGAAGCCGAGTTTGAAGTTCTCGCAGAAACTTGGAAAGATTTTGGTCACTTGAGCAAATATCAGATTCGCGACCTCACTCACAAAATTTGCCCTGAGTGGGAAGATCCTGAAGGCTCATCAGTACCCATCACGTTAGAAAAATTGTTCGAAGTACTTAAATTTAATAATGAACAGACACGGTTACTGAAAAAACAATTGCGCGAGCAGCAGGCGATCAACGCCGCTTTTATATCGGCGGCATGA
- a CDS encoding integrase family protein translates to MAKVNFTAGRVDAFKCESGKSQSFLWDSAAPGLALRATANEAKSYIFQAKLHGKAIRVTIGAPGTWTIPAAQAEARRLKVIIDNGQDPRLVKADTLAAEQAVRDAEAAARQAESLRLRSESVTLGEVWPVYVAERAPHWGEHQISAHRKIIQAGGEARKRSPKETKAGPLAVLANERLITLTDARIEEWAKVETLTRPSSARLAMRLLKAFLNWSAAHPDYSAIVTRNVAKSAKAREILGKAKVKHDLLQREQLAAWFGEVRKIGNTVISAYLQTLLLIGARREEVAALRWVDVDFQWASMKLGDKVEDFRMVPLTPYIAHLLAALPRRNEWVFSSLAAESGKLAEPRIAHNEAVAAAGLPHLTLHGLRRSFATLSEWVETPAGIAAQIQGHAPQGVREQNYIRRPLDLLRKWHLKIEKFILDEAGIVFTAAPAGLRVVGN, encoded by the coding sequence ATGGCAAAGGTAAATTTCACGGCGGGCAGAGTTGACGCTTTCAAGTGCGAGTCCGGCAAGAGTCAATCTTTCTTGTGGGACTCCGCAGCGCCTGGCCTTGCACTACGCGCGACCGCGAATGAGGCAAAGTCATACATCTTCCAGGCAAAGCTGCACGGCAAGGCCATACGGGTGACTATCGGCGCGCCGGGCACCTGGACAATACCGGCCGCGCAGGCGGAAGCGCGCAGGCTGAAGGTCATCATTGACAACGGCCAAGACCCGCGCTTGGTCAAGGCTGATACGCTGGCGGCTGAACAGGCCGTGCGGGATGCCGAGGCGGCAGCCCGGCAAGCGGAGTCGCTGCGGCTGCGAAGCGAGTCTGTGACACTCGGAGAAGTCTGGCCGGTCTACGTCGCGGAGCGTGCACCTCATTGGGGCGAACACCAGATATCGGCCCACCGGAAAATAATCCAGGCCGGCGGCGAAGCGCGAAAACGCAGCCCCAAGGAAACTAAGGCCGGCCCGCTTGCCGTCCTGGCCAATGAGCGCCTGATTACCCTGACCGATGCGAGGATAGAGGAATGGGCCAAAGTGGAGACGCTGACACGCCCGTCCAGTGCGCGGCTGGCCATGAGGCTGCTTAAAGCATTTCTGAACTGGAGCGCCGCCCATCCTGACTACTCCGCTATCGTGACAAGGAATGTCGCCAAGAGCGCCAAAGCCCGTGAAATCCTTGGCAAGGCGAAGGTGAAACATGACTTGCTGCAGCGAGAGCAACTAGCTGCATGGTTTGGCGAAGTCCGCAAGATAGGCAACACCGTTATCTCTGCATACCTGCAGACCCTTTTGCTGATAGGTGCGCGCCGCGAAGAGGTGGCGGCGCTTCGCTGGGTTGACGTCGATTTTCAGTGGGCCAGCATGAAGCTGGGCGACAAGGTTGAGGACTTCCGCATGGTGCCGCTGACGCCCTACATTGCCCACCTGTTGGCCGCGCTTCCGCGTCGGAACGAATGGGTTTTCAGCAGCCTGGCCGCCGAATCTGGCAAACTAGCTGAGCCGCGCATAGCTCACAACGAAGCGGTGGCCGCTGCCGGTTTGCCGCATCTCACCTTGCATGGCCTGCGGCGAAGTTTCGCCACACTCAGTGAGTGGGTGGAGACGCCGGCCGGCATTGCCGCTCAGATTCAAGGTCACGCCCCACAAGGCGTGCGCGAGCAAAATTACATCCGCCGCCCCCTGGACTTACTGAGAAAATGGCACCTGAAAATCGAGAAGTTTATTTTGGACGAGGCAGGTATCGTCTTCACCGCTGCGCCGGCCGGTCTGCGTGTGGTCGGCAACTGA
- a CDS encoding dodecin, with protein MSAHTYKLIELVGTSTESSDQAIRDAIAKAALTVKHMDWYEVTESRGHIVDGKVAHFQVTLKVGFRLE; from the coding sequence ATGTCCGCACACACTTACAAGCTCATCGAACTGGTGGGAACATCGACCGAAAGCAGTGATCAGGCGATACGCGATGCCATTGCCAAGGCGGCGCTGACGGTCAAGCATATGGACTGGTATGAAGTGACGGAATCGCGCGGCCATATCGTCGATGGCAAGGTGGCGCACTTCCAGGTCACGCTGAAGGTCGGCTTCCGGCTGGAATAA